The Drosophila simulans strain w501 chromosome 3R, Prin_Dsim_3.1, whole genome shotgun sequence genome contains the following window.
TTCTCaattttaaatgccatttCCAATAAAATCATGGCACACAGGATCGAAGCCAATGGTATAAATTCATGTCAGTGTGCATGTATGGAGTCTCTCCCGTTAATCGCAGCTAATATCCCTCATCGGAGATTTCGATCGTGTAGTCCGGGTATTTGGTGGCCAGGATGCGCTTGGTCTGCGCGTGATCAGCTTTTCCAAAGCCCTTAAATAGAAAAACTTGATTAGAACTCCAGAAAAGCTTTCCAGTTGTTAGGTACATCAGTACATCCACTGCCCAGCGACCCCTTTACTCAAGGAAATGGACCCACCTGCGAGTATCCGTAGACCTTCAAGTACTTCTTGTCGGGATTGTGTTCAATGCGACCGCCGCCAGGACACTCGGCCCGCAGTCCCAGTTTTTTGAAGACCTCCTCCTCGCGCTCGAAGATGTCGGCTGTTGGATAGTAACCAGGCTAAGTGGGCACCTGATGGGTGATGAAGATCCGACTTACCATGCCATGTGCAGTCCGCAAATCCGCGGATCACCGCCTTTGAAGCATCTCCACCATCGATGACATTGATCATGACATACTTGAAGATGCCCTCTGGACTGATGTACACCAGTGGCACGCCGGCAAGTGCTTCCTCGGACATTTTGTGTATCAGTCGTAGTCCTTTGGAAAGCAGTTGGAAGCGATTCATTGTGGaaaagtgtttaaaaataGGATTTAACTTCTTACCAACCGGCAAATTTCCCAAAACGCTGCTTTAGTCGAGCAATGTGACCAGATACTTTTATTCTCGTTCACCTTACCTATCGATACTATTGAAATATGAATATTCAGTTATTATTTCAGAATAAttgtttatacttttttttactacTCCTTATATTTCagtaataattaataaactgaaaaagaaaacgttGGAATTAGTGACCGCAAATATATCGATTACGCCGACAGCACGCAGTCGATACTATCGCCACTATCGGCACAGCTCTGGCGTTCACaacaaaatatacacaaattaaattgtttaagcCGAATTTTCGATTGGATTCCACGGCGACTAGATGAGCTCCACGCGTCCGTTTTGCTTCGTTTGCGGCAAGGAGAAGTCCGTGGGGGTGTTTCAGCTGATAGAAGGTAACGTTCGCTTCCGCCGCGCTCGAAAGTCCTGATAGCCGATTTTTTCACAGGCTGCATTGTGCCAGGAACCTTTAAGCCCATCAAGGATATACTGAAATACTTCGAGAAGATCATAAACCAGCGGCTAGAGCTGCTGCCCAACTCGGCCGCCTGCAGGGACTGCCTGGAGTATCTCTTCAACTATGACAGGCTGGTGAGGAATCTCAGCCAAGTGCAGCGCCAGATTGCGGACGCACTGCTCGGCTGCAGGCAGGTGGAGGGCAAGGCGGAGGCCAAGCAACAGGCGGCGAAGAGGGCCCGCGTCCAGGTGCCGGCTTTCAAGATCGTCCAGGCCACTGCCCTCAAGGAGCCCGAAAGTCAGCCGGGCGAGGGGGATGAGTGCGAGGAGTTCATGAAGGAGGAAATGCTGGACGAGGAGTTCCAGTTCAGCGAGCCGGACGACAGCATGCCGTCGTCGGAGGAGGAGTTCTTCACCGAGACCACCGAGATACCCTGCCATATCTGCGGCGAGATGTTCTCCAGCCAGGAGGTGCTCGAGCGGCACATCAAGGCGGACACCTGCCAGAAGAGCGAGCACGCCACCTGCAACGTGTGTGGCTTGAAAGTCAAGGACGATGAGGTACTAGATCTGCACATGAACTTGCACGAGGGCAAAACAGAACTCGAGTGCCGCTACTGCGACAAAAAGTTCTCGCACAAGCGGAACGTCCTGCGCCACATGGAGGTGCACTGGGACAAGAAGAAGTACCAGTGCGACAAGTGCGGCGAACGCTTCTCGCTCTCCTGGCTAATGTACAACCATCTGATGCGCCACGACGCCGAGGAGAACGCCCTGATCTGCGAGGTATGCCACCAGCAGTTCAAGACCAAGCGCACCTACAAACACCACTTGCGCACCCACCAGACGGACCGGCCGCGCTACCCCTGTCCCGACTGCGAGAAGTCGTTCGTGGACAAGTACACCCTGAAGGTGCACAAGCGGGTCCACCAGCCGGTCGAGAAGCCGGAGTCGGCGGAGGCCAATGAAGCCACCGTCAGGTTCTTTTAGGGTAGTCCTTTGCTAGATTAATCTAAGAAGCCCAGCTCATGGGTGCATTAGCGCGCGTATGtatcataaaattaaatctaaaCAATCATTGACGGAAAGTACCAGTTCTTGCAGTTCTTCGCCCATTTTCCAGGAACCCCAGCAGGTAAAGTCGCGGATTTCGCGAATTTCCGCGGGTATGGCAATAAAACAGGCAGATGTTTTTTAATCCCCAAAATAGGTCCTTCTACCTGTGCGCTTGGCATAGTATATAAAGGTGTCCCGTCGTTTGCCACAACTTAGTCGAACATTTCTGTTTCCCGGAGCACATCTCATAGAGCATCATGGAATCGCTATTGGCCCAGTTAAACACTTGCAGTGAGCTGATTGTGGAGGGCTACAGCAGCACCGGCAACATTGGCTGGCTGAACGAGTTCTGCGCCACTTTCCTGGACTTCGCCAGCGATCTGAAGGCCAGGCTGCCGGAGGTGGCGCCCAGTGGCGCCAACCTGGATGTGGAGACTATCTTCCTGTGCCTCACCCAGGTGGTAACCTGCATCACTCACCTGGAGCGGACCATCAGCATGGAGGCACCGCAGATGACCAGGCAGCACTTCCTCGACCGCTTGGACTGGTGCTTGCGGCGACTGCTCGTCTCCTTGACGCAACTGGAAGGCAACGTGACCCCAGACAAGAACCTAGAGGATCACTCCTTTGTTGAGCTCATGGACCTGGCTCTGGACCACTTGGATGACTACATGGAGAAGCTGGCCCAGCAGAGCAACAACTCGCTGCACATTCTGGAAGATAGCTTCACGGAGGACACCTACCAGCTGGCCAGCATAGTTAATCACATCGTTCGCCACGCCCTGGCCTTTGCCAATGTGGCCATTCAGTCGGACAAGAAGGCTCTGACGGCTCTGTGCGAGACCTTGCTCGCCGAATGTGCCACTTTCCACGAGGAGGCGGGCGAGCCCAACAGTGGTCATCGGAAGCTGGAGGCCCTCTCCCTAGAACGGGCCCTCTATGCCCTGGAATCCTTTCTCAATGAGGcgctgctgcacttgctgtTCGTCAGTCTGATAGATCTGGAAAACGCTTCAGTGGAGAAGCTAAAGGACGCACTGCAAAGGGATCCTGCGGGAGCTCAAGAGCTAATCTCCTCATTCGACACCAACATGGATCGCATTCAGCAGATTGGGGTGCTTGCCATAGCCTTCTCGCAGGACATCAAAACGAAGACGATTGTCAGGAGCTGCCTGGCTTCACTGGAGTCCCTGGATGCCTGCATTGTGCCCGCTCTCCAGCTGCCAGAGTCCGCTTCATCCGCACACCACGCGGAGGTCTTGCAGGAGCATTTCAACCAGGAACTGCTGATCTTTCGGAACGTCATCCATGAAATCATCGATAGCTGCTCCCTGATCAACAACTATCTGGACATGCTAGGTGAGAGGATCCATGTCCAGGACAGAAGCCATCTGAAGCTGATTGTCCAGAGGGGCGGAGTGGTGGTGGAGCACTTTCGGCTGCCCGTCAATTACTCGGGACTCAGTGAAGATGGCAAGCGGGTGCACAAGGACCTCATCCTGATCCTGCGCGAGTGCCAGGCCGTGGTTAACCTGGATATCCCAGTGGATCCTAAGCGCATCGTGAAGCGCCTTAAAATACTGTACTCCGTGCTGGCCAAGTTGAGGGATTTGATATGCAAGGATAACCTGGAGCCCGATTCCTCAGTTGCCTCCAAAGCTCAAGTTCCCTCAAGTGCGACCCGAACTTTTGTGCGGAGCAGTCGATCCATTGGCAAACGGCATCGATCCTTTGTAAAACAAACCGGAAATTGCTCAGTTTTCGGGCCACAGGACTCACTTGCTGAATCCGGACACAGCGAAAGCGATCTTATTAGTTTCCAAATCACTGAGATTCTTAGGTTAGATTGAGCGGGGCGAGCCATATTCTAAATACTTGGGCTTGTCTATatgacaattttattattgcttCATTGGCTTGAagtgcttaattaaaattaaacatatcCTTATAAAGATTCTAAGTAGGTACCAATTGTGTTCTTTACACTTATGTAATTACTTCATTAAGTTGAAGCCATTcgcataatttatataaaataaaattaaaacattatattataaacaatttcaataaatggcgtatttaattcaattttttgcttCTTGTACACTTGAGTAATTGGTTGCCACCAATACcatcataaaaaacaaaatcaaattctaTATTTAAGCAATTGAATATTCGTTTGCAATATTGagcattcatttatttttaatattcagctcatatatttcagtttttcacACCCTGTTCCATTCCCAACGTTTCGTTCCTGGCATCAATCGGCATCGTTCGCCAGCCCTGGTGGGTATTATGCCATGGTTGCATTTCACGCGTTTTAGTATAGCTTCCGATATTCATCATTTTGCCAACTCTATTAAATTCCATACACAATTTAAAAGGTTGTAAACAAACGCCGCCCGAAACGGAATCGCTAAAAGGACCACCGTCGGCGCAATGGACACTTGCTTCTTCTGCGGCGCCGTCGATATGAGCGACACGGGCTCATCCAGCTCCATGCGCTACGAGACGCTGTCGGCCAAGGTGCCGTCGTCGCAAAAAACAGTGTCCCTGGTCCTCACCCACCTGGCCAACTGCATCCAGACGCAGCTGGACCTGAAGCCCGGCGCTCGGCTGTGCCCGCGCTGCTTCCAGGAGCTCTCCGACTACGACACGATCATGGTGAACCTGATGACCACCCAGAAGAGGCTGACAACCCAGTTGAAGGGCGCTCTAAAGTCCGAGTTCGAGGTGCCGGAGTCCGGCGAGGACATACttgtggaggaggtggagatACCCCAAAGCGATGTCGAGACAGACGCCGATGCCGAGGCGGACGCCCTGTTCGTGGAGCTTGTCAAGGATCAGGAGGAGTCCGACACGGAGGTAAAGAGAGAGTTcgtggacgaggaggaggatggcgacgacgacgacgacgacgacgatgacttCATCTGCGAGGACGTGGATGTGGGCGACTCCGAGGCCCTGTTTGGCAAGTCCTCCGATGGCGAGGACAGACAGGCGAAAAAGCGCGCCAAGCAGGAGTGCACAACCTGCGGCAAGGTATACAACTCCTGGTATCAACTGCAGAAGCACATTAGCGAGGAGCACTCCAAGCAGCCCAACCACATCTGCCCCATCTGCGGTGTGATCCGGCGCGACGAGGAGTACTTGGAGCTGCACATGAATCTGCACGAGGGCAAGACGGAAAAGCAGTGCCGCTACTGCCCCAAGAGCTTCTCGCGCCCGGTGAACACCCTGCGCCACATGCGCATGCACTGGGACAAGAAGAAGTACCAGTGCGAGAAGTGCGGCCTGAGGTTCTCTCAGGACAACCTGCTCTACAACCACCGTCTGCGCCACGAGGCCGAGGAGAACCCCATCATATGCAGCATCTGCAATGTGTCGTTCAAGTCGCGCAAGACCTTCAACCATCACACGCTCATTCACAAGGAGAACCGCCCAAGACACTACTGCTCCGTCTGCCCCAAGTCCTTCACCGAGCGCTACACCCTCAAGATGCACATGAAGACCCACGAGGGCGACGTCGTCTACGGGGTTCGCGAGGAGGCGCCCGCCGACGAGCAGCAGGTGGTGGAGGAGCTGCATGTGGACGTCGACGAATCGGAGGCGGCCGTCACCGTCATCATGTCTGACAACGATGAGAACAGCGGCTTCTGTCTCATTTGCAATACCAACTTCGAGAACAAGAAGGAGCTAGAGCACCACTTGCAATTTGATCACGACGTAGTTTTGAAATGAGCTACTATTGCCTAAAATAAGTAATTGTTTATCTATCCCTAGTGTATTTTCTCCTCTTTGTACTTGATTTTTGTAGATTCctacaaaatataatttaccTGGTATTTCAATTACTGCGTTTCATTTAGACTGAAGCATTTCTGATAATAATTGTACCCCGCTctgtaaaataaatgcaatatgtatgATTTCATATAAACAACCTCTTTCAATATTAAGGGCAAACAAATGATCTATAACAAAATTCAGCGATAAGGATTGAAAATCTAAAATCTTAAGGCAGTTGCTATACGAAAGAAAGGCCATAATCTCTGGATCAACCGACATCCACCCAGATAATGCACATGTTATCAATGGTGCTGCTATCCCAATCTCAGAAATGACAATTGAACTCGGCACTCGCACATCCTTTTTTAACTAAAAGTCCGGTATATTAACGTTTACAAATGTGTATTCCGACCACGTTACAAGAACTCTCAAGAATCTTAAGCTTACTCGTTCTCTTGAGAACGCAGGCGACCGTTGGGGTTGGTGAGGCGGACCGACAGCTGCTTGGCGCGCTCGACGATCTCCTTGCGCTTCTTGGAAGAGACGCCGTGGGCGATCTCGCCGCAGTAGACGCGGTTCTGCATGAGCAGGACCTCCAGCTCGCGCACGTTGTGCACCAGGAACTTCTTGAATCCGGTGGGCAGCATGTGGCGGGTGCGCTTGTTCGATCCGTAACCGATGTTGGGCATCAGATACTGTCCCTTGAAGCGGCGACGCACTCTGTTGTCGATACCCTTGGGCTTGCGCCATTTGTGCTGCAAGGAGACATGTGGATTAAACACGGGCTTTTGGCACAATCGTCGTAGGCACTCACCGACAGCTTAGCATATCGATCCGACTGGTGGCGGATGAAGTGCTTGGTGCGCTTCTTCACGATCTTGGGCCTGTATGCTGGGCGGATGGTCATCTTGAAGCTGGAAGGacacaacaaaagcagccaTTAGTGCACTGATCCACGGGGATTATCACTTATCAAGCTAATAACACACAAGGTAGCCCACTAATGCATAAGTCAACCAGGTTGGGCTGGCTTCTTGGGCAGTATCCAATGAGTTTCCGGTGAGTCGCCCCACGAATTCCCAACACAAACAGAAGCCATTTGGCGAACTCTCACAGGAATCGGACCGAATTCGGTCGAAATACGAACCGCACACTTGCGAACGGCGCACGGACCAACGCAGTTCAACTCAAAACCGCCAAAAACGAGAATTACGGcttaaaattaatagaaaTACACGTGGGCCCAAAATCACGCACATACCTTGCCGGAAACCagaagcgaaaagaaaaagctGGTGGTGTGAAAAAACATCGATACGTCGTGCGTCGATGTTTCGCCGATAGTTTCGTTCATGGCGACGCCAAGCGATATGTTGCGGATCATCGGTTAATGAATTTAAACTTGGGCGCGTCAAATAAAGTGTTTAAGCATTTACAAGTGGGACCATCCGAGCAACTGCGACGAATGGCACTATATGCAACAAAATGTAGACCTATTTTCAGcttgataatttttttattattttaatcatGCTTTGCCTCTTGACCCACTGTGCAGTGTgaacatatttcatttattcacTGGTTGCAACAGCTGTTCAATAGATGTTTTTCAACACCGTCATATGATAAAAGAGATAAGACAGCAGGGAATGAAAAGGTAAAAAGCTGACAGAAGCGGTCAAGGAGCAGGTGTTCCCGATGTTAAGGAGGCTGATATGAAAGAATCCAAGTCGTGGATTTTAGGGAAACCAATGCATATCAGCACATGATAAGTTTGGGATAGGGTGGTCTTTGCGCCGGTGAAACAACTGCACAGGGTGATTCGGTTAAAATAAGGTGACAGTGCTGTTAAAGGCACTgttaagaatattttaattaatatgttatattaaGTTTGAACATTACCGAAAAGGGCGAGTACAAAACTGAAAGCCGCCGCTGCAAATTTAAGTTcgataattaattattgttgGCTTGCAAACAATTTGGATAACAGAGTCCTTTGGTATGCAGCAGAGGTCCAGCGACGGTCACACTGGCTGTGGCCGTCAAACCGTGGTTCTTCTtcattattatataattaaaaccgATGCGAatcgaaaccaaaacaaaccaaaccagTGCAATCCCCGTGTGTGAGTAGTTACAATGGTAACGCGGTGACAAATGCGCA
Protein-coding sequences here:
- the LOC6730164 gene encoding sex-regulated protein janus-A isoform X2, which translates into the protein MSEEALAGVPLVYISPEGIFKYVMINVIDGGDASKAVIRGFADCTWHADIFEREEEVFKKLGLRAECPGGGRIEHNPDKKYLKVYGYSQGFGKADHAQTKRILATKYPDYTIEISDEGY
- the LOC6730166 gene encoding serendipity locus protein alpha — its product is MESLLAQLNTCSELIVEGYSSTGNIGWLNEFCATFLDFASDLKARLPEVAPSGANLDVETIFLCLTQVVTCITHLERTISMEAPQMTRQHFLDRLDWCLRRLLVSLTQLEGNVTPDKNLEDHSFVELMDLALDHLDDYMEKLAQQSNNSLHILEDSFTEDTYQLASIVNHIVRHALAFANVAIQSDKKALTALCETLLAECATFHEEAGEPNSGHRKLEALSLERALYALESFLNEALLHLLFVSLIDLENASVEKLKDALQRDPAGAQELISSFDTNMDRIQQIGVLAIAFSQDIKTKTIVRSCLASLESLDACIVPALQLPESASSAHHAEVLQEHFNQELLIFRNVIHEIIDSCSLINNYLDMLGERIHVQDRSHLKLIVQRGGVVVEHFRLPVNYSGLSEDGKRVHKDLILILRECQAVVNLDIPVDPKRIVKRLKILYSVLAKLRDLICKDNLEPDSSVASKAQVPSSATRTFVRSSRSIGKRHRSFVKQTGNCSVFGPQDSLAESGHSESDLISFQITEILRLD
- the LOC6730164 gene encoding sex-regulated protein janus-A isoform X1: MNRFQLLSKGLRLIHKMSEEALAGVPLVYISPEGIFKYVMINVIDGGDASKAVIRGFADCTWHADIFEREEEVFKKLGLRAECPGGGRIEHNPDKKYLKVYGYSQGFGKADHAQTKRILATKYPDYTIEISDEGY
- the LOC6730169 gene encoding 60S ribosomal protein L32, which translates into the protein MTIRPAYRPKIVKKRTKHFIRHQSDRYAKLSHKWRKPKGIDNRVRRRFKGQYLMPNIGYGSNKRTRHMLPTGFKKFLVHNVRELEVLLMQNRVYCGEIAHGVSSKKRKEIVERAKQLSVRLTNPNGRLRSQENE
- the LOC6730165 gene encoding serendipity locus protein beta, with protein sequence MSSTRPFCFVCGKEKSVGVFQLIEGCIVPGTFKPIKDILKYFEKIINQRLELLPNSAACRDCLEYLFNYDRLVRNLSQVQRQIADALLGCRQVEGKAEAKQQAAKRARVQVPAFKIVQATALKEPESQPGEGDECEEFMKEEMLDEEFQFSEPDDSMPSSEEEFFTETTEIPCHICGEMFSSQEVLERHIKADTCQKSEHATCNVCGLKVKDDEVLDLHMNLHEGKTELECRYCDKKFSHKRNVLRHMEVHWDKKKYQCDKCGERFSLSWLMYNHLMRHDAEENALICEVCHQQFKTKRTYKHHLRTHQTDRPRYPCPDCEKSFVDKYTLKVHKRVHQPVEKPESAEANEATVRFF
- the LOC6730168 gene encoding serendipity locus protein delta, encoding MDTCFFCGAVDMSDTGSSSSMRYETLSAKVPSSQKTVSLVLTHLANCIQTQLDLKPGARLCPRCFQELSDYDTIMVNLMTTQKRLTTQLKGALKSEFEVPESGEDILVEEVEIPQSDVETDADAEADALFVELVKDQEESDTEVKREFVDEEEDGDDDDDDDDDFICEDVDVGDSEALFGKSSDGEDRQAKKRAKQECTTCGKVYNSWYQLQKHISEEHSKQPNHICPICGVIRRDEEYLELHMNLHEGKTEKQCRYCPKSFSRPVNTLRHMRMHWDKKKYQCEKCGLRFSQDNLLYNHRLRHEAEENPIICSICNVSFKSRKTFNHHTLIHKENRPRHYCSVCPKSFTERYTLKMHMKTHEGDVVYGVREEAPADEQQVVEELHVDVDESEAAVTVIMSDNDENSGFCLICNTNFENKKELEHHLQFDHDVVLK